The following are encoded in a window of Streptomyces sp. 11x1 genomic DNA:
- a CDS encoding aminoglycoside phosphotransferase: MLRRHFHDLPFEARQVIADKAGPVLTARTAAGGMNSGIAAFIDTPNGPVFVKGIPTDHPQAPAQRREAAIAPHLPRACPRLYWHIETAGWDLLGYEVLQGRHADYTPGSANLPLAVAAVQELQEISAPGDIAIKSAEQRWAAYAPPGTADLFSGDTLLHTDLAPHNVLVNDRAHIIDWAWPTRGAAWIDPAVLILRLLEAGHCLASADSIARQLPSWRSAPVRAVQAFAAANAAAWAEIARQDSAPWKAAMARHAADFHTHVRTNRRQGRARGVTDHGG, translated from the coding sequence ATGCTCCGCCGCCACTTCCACGACCTCCCCTTTGAAGCACGCCAGGTTATCGCCGACAAGGCGGGACCAGTGCTCACGGCCCGCACCGCCGCGGGAGGCATGAACTCGGGAATCGCAGCGTTCATCGACACCCCCAACGGCCCGGTATTCGTCAAGGGCATCCCCACCGATCACCCCCAAGCGCCCGCGCAACGCCGCGAGGCCGCCATCGCCCCGCACCTTCCCCGTGCCTGCCCCCGCCTGTACTGGCACATCGAAACGGCCGGCTGGGACCTCCTCGGGTACGAAGTCCTCCAGGGACGGCACGCCGACTACACGCCCGGCTCCGCCAACCTGCCGCTGGCCGTCGCGGCGGTCCAAGAGCTGCAGGAGATCAGCGCGCCGGGAGACATCGCGATCAAATCGGCTGAGCAGCGGTGGGCCGCATACGCACCCCCCGGCACCGCCGACCTGTTCTCCGGGGACACCCTGCTGCACACCGACCTCGCCCCGCACAACGTCCTCGTCAACGACAGGGCGCACATCATCGACTGGGCGTGGCCCACCCGCGGCGCGGCATGGATCGACCCGGCCGTGCTCATCCTGCGCTTGCTCGAGGCCGGGCACTGCCTCGCCTCCGCGGACAGCATCGCCCGGCAGCTCCCCTCATGGCGCAGCGCTCCCGTACGCGCGGTGCAGGCATTCGCCGCCGCCAACGCCGCCGCATGGGCGGAGATCGCCCGGCAGGACAGCGCCCCGTGGAAAGCAGCGATGGCCCGCCATGCCGCCGACTTCCACACGCACGTGCGGACAAATCGGCGTCAGGGGAGGGCGAGAGGTGTAACAGATCACGGCGGTTGA
- a CDS encoding DnaB-like helicase C-terminal domain-containing protein has translation MSQSPQEESAVSASAARTHLYSLVKLVEEEGRTTMITKHKVRALLAPLDRFPAARKADAFPAHVLSTAQKDFGDLVTLAAKGQPQVLLRNTTPVAVLLPADPASSALSSDTAAYPGAATAGGAVNSQGNQDRSSAPRRLATLGDAIGSVLTDGPVGQALFGLPGLDAATGGLQPGRLTLVAAAPNVGGSLLGLAAARQTALVDRHTVLYAASGPNRDDIFRRIISAETGGDYPRLKQGRLTEQEQQVARQLVQAGDLLMIDDGTNLRAEDIAETAPHMEGLALVVVDRLQAAHSARLPLSGERLPDASQVLAGLARALHVPVLAVVDSDDPTLLALLDADVVVTLTATADLGKVQVTVTERDFGAIGSAYLQPDLLHARFLDVGIGPIDRAHSPAGPGLSPATGGTGTAALELAEAALAYTSGGHQGIPAALTHELAAWRTAVAGGDQDALKEILPSLLQAAAAVSEMPDTHEGHRLAAALRPFSTPMSADTAGSAGQAAAAGAPVHAPAGSGQGQDDVAEDEEDGEDGLTPGDEEDEPEGHVFPALKILKDSVGRSKMHPIPVIRTEARDSAPWTLISEHMDGEPRWVHPDVTATRVPHIRANGKRVRRDQLDVPDSFGEGVLCLIDRNGSFPSACSAVPLAPNKLLHTGPLDAYDKAGAGIYLIDIPQWTRTDMPHPLGRIIDRPDENGHVWVTTPHIKQLEKLVRAGHLAGMPAIHDSWTGKANESLFKPFYEATRKARTELVQAGGEPYKAYKTRLSIALRLLWPKRPAQRSPFWRPDWRMSMVAEASVRHWTVAFKAVQEGHTLVALRNVDQAIFWTPPGTPPSTYRIGTGFGEVKRKFVQSGETILEGDD, from the coding sequence GTGAGTCAGTCACCGCAGGAAGAAAGCGCTGTCAGCGCGTCCGCAGCACGGACCCACCTGTACTCGCTGGTGAAGCTCGTCGAAGAGGAGGGGCGCACCACGATGATCACCAAGCACAAAGTGCGCGCTCTGCTCGCGCCGCTGGACCGGTTCCCCGCAGCCCGGAAGGCCGATGCCTTCCCGGCCCACGTGCTGAGTACGGCACAAAAGGACTTCGGTGACCTCGTCACGCTGGCAGCGAAGGGCCAACCACAAGTCCTCCTTCGCAACACCACGCCGGTCGCGGTACTGCTCCCCGCCGACCCTGCCTCAAGTGCCCTCTCGTCCGACACGGCCGCGTACCCCGGCGCGGCGACCGCAGGAGGTGCGGTGAACAGCCAAGGCAACCAGGACCGCAGCAGCGCGCCGCGCAGGCTCGCCACGCTGGGCGACGCCATCGGTTCCGTACTCACCGACGGCCCGGTCGGCCAAGCCCTGTTCGGGCTGCCCGGCCTGGACGCCGCGACGGGCGGTCTGCAGCCGGGCCGGCTGACGCTCGTGGCGGCCGCCCCGAACGTCGGCGGGAGCCTGCTGGGTCTTGCCGCCGCACGGCAGACCGCGCTCGTCGACCGCCACACGGTCCTGTATGCGGCGTCGGGACCGAATCGGGACGACATTTTCCGCCGGATCATCTCCGCCGAGACCGGCGGCGACTACCCGCGCCTGAAGCAGGGGCGTCTCACCGAGCAGGAGCAGCAGGTCGCCCGGCAGCTGGTCCAGGCGGGCGACCTGCTGATGATCGATGACGGCACCAACTTGAGGGCCGAGGACATCGCGGAAACCGCGCCGCACATGGAGGGCCTGGCCCTCGTGGTCGTGGACCGCCTCCAGGCCGCCCACAGCGCCCGCCTCCCGCTGTCCGGAGAGCGTCTCCCCGATGCCTCCCAGGTCCTGGCCGGCCTCGCACGCGCCCTTCACGTACCGGTCCTCGCCGTCGTGGACAGCGACGACCCCACGCTCCTGGCACTCCTGGACGCCGACGTCGTCGTGACGCTCACTGCGACCGCCGACCTGGGCAAGGTCCAAGTGACGGTCACCGAACGCGACTTCGGCGCGATCGGCTCGGCATACCTGCAGCCCGACCTGCTCCACGCCCGCTTCCTCGACGTAGGAATCGGACCCATCGACCGCGCCCACAGCCCGGCGGGCCCAGGGCTCTCGCCTGCCACTGGCGGAACGGGAACCGCGGCGCTGGAACTGGCCGAAGCCGCCCTTGCCTACACGTCCGGCGGACACCAGGGGATCCCCGCCGCCCTCACCCACGAGCTGGCGGCATGGCGGACCGCAGTCGCAGGCGGCGACCAGGACGCCCTGAAGGAGATCCTGCCGTCGCTGCTCCAGGCCGCCGCAGCGGTATCGGAGATGCCGGACACTCACGAAGGGCACCGCCTCGCCGCCGCACTGCGGCCCTTCAGCACGCCCATGTCCGCCGACACTGCCGGAAGCGCCGGTCAGGCCGCTGCTGCCGGTGCCCCTGTGCACGCCCCGGCAGGCAGCGGCCAGGGGCAGGATGACGTAGCGGAAGACGAGGAAGACGGCGAGGACGGTCTGACGCCGGGGGATGAGGAGGACGAGCCCGAGGGTCACGTCTTCCCTGCTCTGAAGATCCTCAAGGACTCGGTTGGCCGCTCGAAGATGCACCCGATCCCCGTCATCCGCACCGAGGCGCGCGACAGCGCCCCGTGGACTCTGATCAGCGAGCACATGGACGGTGAGCCCCGCTGGGTCCACCCCGACGTCACCGCCACCCGTGTTCCCCACATCCGGGCGAACGGCAAGCGGGTACGCCGCGATCAGCTCGACGTGCCCGACTCCTTCGGAGAGGGCGTGCTGTGCCTGATCGACCGCAACGGGTCCTTCCCCTCCGCCTGTTCGGCCGTTCCCCTCGCTCCGAACAAGCTTCTGCACACCGGCCCGCTCGACGCGTACGACAAGGCCGGGGCCGGCATCTACCTCATCGACATCCCGCAGTGGACCCGCACCGACATGCCGCACCCCCTGGGGCGGATCATCGACCGACCCGACGAGAACGGCCACGTGTGGGTCACCACCCCCCACATCAAGCAACTGGAGAAGCTCGTCCGGGCAGGCCACCTCGCCGGCATGCCGGCCATCCACGACTCCTGGACCGGCAAGGCCAACGAGTCCCTGTTCAAGCCCTTCTACGAGGCCACCCGCAAGGCACGCACCGAACTCGTCCAGGCCGGCGGCGAACCCTACAAGGCGTACAAGACCCGGCTGTCCATCGCGCTGCGTCTGCTGTGGCCCAAGCGTCCCGCTCAGCGGTCCCCGTTCTGGCGGCCGGACTGGCGTATGAGCATGGTCGCCGAGGCCTCCGTCCGGCACTGGACGGTCGCGTTCAAGGCCGTCCAGGAAGGCCACACCCTTGTCGCGCTGCGCAACGTCGACCAGGCCATCTTCTGGACCCCGCCCGGCACGCCGCCGTCCACGTACCGGATCGGGACCGGCTTCGGCGAAGTGAAGCGCAAGTTCGTCCAGTCTGGCGAGACCATCCTCGAAGGTGACGACTGA
- a CDS encoding IS701 family transposase — MDAHEVNRARATLALFVADVFASVPRKDQRAKGDCYLRGLMLDGRRKSIQPMAERLPDGNEQNLQQFVNQSTWDPVPVRRRIAQRMVPRIGPEAWAVDDVSFPKDGKMSVAVARQYCGALGKRANCQVAVSVHAVSDTASCPLQWRMFVPEEWADDAVRRQKTGIPPEVGHREKWRLALDILDELAGWGLVPPVLVADAGYGQNADFRDGLSERGIGYVVAVRSDVTVHPHDVRPTAPAWSGNGRRPQPRYRDKPSSVAALAQEHGRQAFTEVTWREGSRGPMHSRFLALRVRPAGVRARRLAQAAATAEHGHWDGVLPEVTLLVEWPAGAEAPTDYWLSNLPADTPITELVRLSKIRWRIEHDYRELKHGLGLDHFEGRSWNGWHHHVTLVTAAHAFLTEQRLSPKADTADSPSTRSSTPSRTC, encoded by the coding sequence GTGGACGCACATGAAGTGAACCGGGCTCGGGCGACGTTGGCGTTGTTCGTGGCTGACGTGTTCGCGTCGGTGCCGCGTAAGGATCAGCGGGCGAAGGGCGACTGCTACCTGCGGGGACTGATGCTGGACGGACGGCGGAAGTCGATCCAGCCGATGGCGGAACGGCTGCCGGACGGCAACGAGCAGAACCTGCAGCAGTTCGTGAACCAGTCGACGTGGGATCCGGTGCCGGTGCGGCGGCGGATCGCCCAGCGGATGGTGCCGAGAATCGGCCCGGAGGCGTGGGCGGTCGATGACGTGTCGTTCCCCAAGGACGGGAAGATGTCGGTGGCGGTCGCGCGCCAGTACTGCGGGGCGCTGGGCAAGCGGGCCAACTGCCAGGTCGCGGTGAGTGTGCACGCGGTCTCCGACACGGCGTCCTGTCCGCTGCAGTGGCGGATGTTCGTGCCCGAGGAGTGGGCGGACGATGCGGTGCGGCGGCAGAAGACCGGGATACCGCCGGAGGTCGGGCACCGGGAGAAGTGGCGTCTGGCCCTGGACATCCTCGACGAGCTGGCCGGGTGGGGGCTGGTTCCGCCGGTGCTGGTCGCCGACGCCGGCTACGGGCAGAACGCCGACTTCCGCGACGGTCTGAGCGAGCGGGGCATCGGCTATGTCGTGGCGGTCCGTTCGGACGTGACGGTCCACCCGCACGACGTGCGGCCCACCGCCCCGGCGTGGTCCGGGAACGGTCGCAGGCCGCAGCCCCGCTACCGGGACAAGCCGTCCTCGGTGGCAGCGCTGGCTCAGGAGCACGGACGGCAGGCGTTCACCGAGGTGACCTGGCGTGAAGGCTCCCGCGGGCCGATGCACTCACGCTTTCTGGCGCTGCGGGTGCGGCCGGCCGGGGTGAGGGCCCGCCGTCTGGCCCAAGCCGCCGCCACTGCCGAGCACGGCCACTGGGACGGTGTCCTGCCCGAGGTGACGCTGCTGGTCGAATGGCCCGCCGGCGCCGAAGCACCCACCGACTACTGGCTGTCCAACCTGCCCGCCGACACACCGATCACCGAACTGGTCCGCCTGTCCAAGATCCGCTGGCGCATCGAGCACGATTACCGGGAACTCAAGCACGGCCTCGGCCTGGACCACTTCGAGGGCCGCTCCTGGAACGGCTGGCACCACCACGTCACCCTGGTCACCGCCGCCCACGCCTTCCTCACCGAACAGCGCCTGTCCCCAAAAGCCGATACAGCGGACTCACCCTCTACCAGATCCTCGACGCCATCCAGGACCTGCTGA
- a CDS encoding recombinase family protein: MAAAATLEPADVATLTKDRDIPIPTGLLVLPEPVVVENRGGSLSDIRAFGWQFVTQDQVLPDAQYPGIQLTCFMDRDGPIQPESWRLAISQARANGSPLPPLVPDGIYGLRADGELHLLKARLRGGSLSKARRGELIQPLPVGLVYDHADRVILDPDAQVQQAIRHLLTTFAATGSAYAVVKAFAGAGLKFPRRIRTGPNKGELTWGILQHHRVLQVLHNPRYAGAFFDGRRRERRGPGGKTTSHVLPREEWTVLITDAHPGYLTWSEFAANQTRLTELAAARGSDRKASPPREGAALLQGVVSVRTFRVRRHVVSCGKCGRRMTVRYRHQKPVYLTGVLANDKGEYVFHLPGPGFVRPVIGRPRRSVLDPEYSETTR; this comes from the coding sequence ATGGCGGCGGCCGCCACCCTGGAGCCCGCAGACGTCGCCACCCTCACCAAGGACAGGGACATCCCCATCCCGACAGGGCTACTGGTACTGCCGGAGCCGGTCGTGGTGGAGAACAGGGGCGGCTCCCTCTCCGACATCCGCGCGTTCGGCTGGCAGTTCGTCACCCAGGACCAAGTCCTGCCCGACGCCCAGTACCCGGGGATCCAGCTCACGTGCTTCATGGACCGGGACGGCCCCATACAGCCGGAGTCCTGGCGCCTTGCCATCTCCCAGGCGCGCGCTAACGGGTCACCGCTTCCCCCACTCGTTCCTGACGGAATCTACGGACTGCGGGCGGACGGAGAGTTGCACCTGCTCAAGGCCCGTCTGCGGGGCGGATCACTGTCCAAGGCGAGACGCGGCGAGCTCATCCAGCCGCTGCCCGTCGGCCTGGTCTATGACCACGCCGACCGCGTGATCCTCGACCCGGACGCCCAGGTGCAGCAGGCCATCCGGCATCTGCTGACCACGTTCGCCGCCACCGGCTCCGCCTACGCCGTCGTCAAGGCGTTCGCCGGCGCGGGCCTGAAGTTTCCCCGTCGGATCCGCACCGGCCCCAACAAGGGCGAGCTGACCTGGGGCATCCTGCAGCACCACCGAGTCCTGCAGGTTCTGCACAACCCGCGCTATGCCGGAGCGTTCTTCGACGGACGGCGCCGCGAACGCCGCGGCCCCGGCGGCAAGACCACCAGCCACGTGCTGCCCCGCGAGGAGTGGACCGTGCTGATCACCGACGCCCACCCCGGATACCTCACCTGGAGCGAGTTCGCGGCCAATCAGACCCGGCTCACCGAACTCGCCGCCGCCCGCGGCAGCGACCGCAAAGCCTCCCCGCCCCGCGAGGGCGCCGCGCTGCTGCAGGGTGTGGTGTCGGTACGGACTTTCCGTGTACGCCGACATGTGGTCTCCTGCGGCAAGTGCGGCCGCCGGATGACCGTGCGCTACCGGCACCAAAAGCCGGTCTACCTCACCGGCGTCCTCGCCAACGACAAGGGCGAGTACGTCTTCCACCTGCCCGGACCCGGGTTCGTCCGCCCCGTCATCGGCCGACCTCGGCGAAGCGTCCTGGACCCCGAATACTCCGAAACGACCCGATGA
- a CDS encoding alpha/beta fold hydrolase, which yields MTEATGLRGRRERVGDRTADPVGRWLLSGPPRPGAPRLYCFPHAGGNPVEYLRWAELLPGTEVQVVQLPGRGPRYGEPDAADMADLVAGILDGIRTEAPFAFFGHSFGALVAYETSRALRDTGRRLPRDLVVSAYPAPHLAVPWCDPGGLSDGELLRAVADRHGGIPAEVVESRLLHSLVARPLRADLRLIAGHGHQPGVPMPVPLTVFGGTGDRLSRRSLSSWQDHTTESFTVRMFPGGHFYLREHEELVLSALRDLIVPLGAEPSPAGPSSLQC from the coding sequence GTGACCGAGGCGACCGGCCTACGCGGCAGGCGTGAGCGGGTCGGCGACCGGACCGCCGACCCGGTCGGCCGATGGCTGCTGTCCGGCCCACCCCGCCCCGGTGCCCCGCGGCTGTACTGCTTCCCACACGCCGGCGGCAATCCGGTCGAATACCTGCGGTGGGCCGAGCTGCTGCCCGGCACCGAGGTCCAGGTCGTGCAGCTGCCGGGCCGCGGCCCTCGCTACGGCGAACCGGATGCCGCTGACATGGCGGACCTCGTCGCCGGCATCCTCGACGGCATCCGAACCGAGGCGCCCTTCGCCTTCTTCGGCCACAGTTTCGGCGCCCTGGTGGCCTACGAGACAAGCCGGGCGCTGCGGGACACCGGCCGGCGTCTGCCTCGGGACCTCGTGGTGTCTGCCTATCCGGCGCCCCACTTGGCCGTCCCCTGGTGCGACCCGGGTGGTCTGTCCGACGGCGAACTGCTGCGCGCGGTGGCCGACCGGCATGGCGGCATTCCTGCGGAAGTCGTGGAGTCCCGGCTGCTGCATTCCCTGGTCGCCCGGCCGCTCCGGGCCGACCTGCGGCTGATCGCCGGGCATGGGCACCAGCCCGGGGTACCTATGCCGGTGCCACTGACGGTGTTCGGTGGTACCGGCGATCGGCTGTCCCGCCGTTCGCTGTCGTCCTGGCAGGATCACACCACCGAATCGTTCACGGTGCGGATGTTCCCTGGCGGACACTTCTATCTGCGTGAGCACGAGGAGCTAGTGCTAAGCGCCCTGCGCGACCTGATCGTGCCCCTCGGCGCAGAGCCCAGCCCAGCCGGACCGTCCAGCCTGCAGTGCTGA
- a CDS encoding alpha/beta fold hydrolase, whose product MNQQRWLQPLKVDGGQEAAPLATLVCLPHAGGAPSFFRDWPEELGPRIEALAVCYPGRHDRFADPVVTDMTVMARCVAYALAVLADRPLWLFGHSMGAAVAYETTRLLIDVHGVRPAGLIVSGFPPPHRVQGGTVHLRGDDAIIADVLDMGAADSALFAEPELRELFLPALRADYRLIETYRPTAGEPLEVPLTVCYGVDDEDAAVRASEWARYTTRPTEELAFPGGHFYLQEQAPDLLARLEEQILAAPSSPASEKNREQW is encoded by the coding sequence GTGAACCAGCAACGCTGGCTACAGCCCTTGAAGGTGGACGGCGGCCAGGAGGCCGCGCCGCTTGCCACACTCGTGTGCCTGCCGCACGCCGGAGGCGCGCCCTCCTTCTTCCGGGACTGGCCCGAGGAGCTCGGCCCCCGCATCGAAGCCCTCGCGGTCTGCTACCCCGGCCGCCACGACCGGTTCGCAGACCCCGTCGTCACCGACATGACGGTCATGGCCCGCTGTGTGGCCTACGCACTCGCCGTCCTCGCGGACCGGCCACTGTGGCTCTTCGGGCACAGCATGGGCGCCGCCGTCGCATACGAGACGACCCGCCTTCTGATCGACGTCCACGGGGTCCGCCCCGCCGGCCTCATCGTCAGCGGGTTCCCCCCGCCGCACCGCGTCCAAGGCGGCACGGTCCACCTCCGGGGCGACGACGCGATCATCGCCGACGTACTCGACATGGGCGCCGCCGACAGCGCACTTTTCGCCGAGCCGGAGCTGCGAGAGCTGTTCCTGCCCGCCCTGCGGGCCGACTACCGGCTCATCGAGACCTACCGCCCAACCGCCGGGGAACCGCTCGAGGTGCCGCTCACCGTCTGCTACGGCGTCGACGACGAGGACGCCGCCGTCCGGGCAAGCGAGTGGGCCCGGTACACGACCCGCCCCACCGAGGAGCTGGCATTCCCCGGCGGCCACTTCTACCTCCAGGAGCAGGCCCCGGATCTGCTCGCCCGGCTGGAGGAGCAAATCCTGGCCGCACCATCCTCGCCTGCTTCGGAGAAGAATCGGGAGCAGTGGTGA
- a CDS encoding 4'-phosphopantetheinyl transferase superfamily protein yields the protein MTPPPAGAPRQIEAGPGVWVATAGAPWDTLLARYATGADRTDVRRPAHRCHTERLRARGLLRTLLGSHFPAVADVGIGYARSGRPVLVGQARLGISLSHADGVYAACVALDRTVGVDVQPPPADLSDPVLRWCAPARRHALAALPSEARAREFAWMWTVKEACGKALGTGLAGPALTLDVPPGANSGSWGEYRWVSLRQQSSIPLSCAFSSVVERGTPQ from the coding sequence GTGACACCGCCACCCGCCGGAGCCCCGCGCCAGATCGAGGCGGGGCCCGGCGTATGGGTGGCCACGGCCGGCGCACCCTGGGACACCCTCCTGGCCCGGTACGCGACCGGGGCCGACCGCACGGATGTCCGTCGGCCGGCCCACCGGTGCCACACGGAACGCCTGCGCGCCCGCGGCCTGTTGCGGACGCTGCTCGGCAGTCACTTCCCGGCGGTTGCCGACGTCGGCATCGGCTACGCGCGCTCCGGCCGCCCTGTGCTCGTCGGCCAGGCGCGGCTGGGCATCAGCCTCAGCCACGCGGATGGCGTCTACGCCGCCTGCGTGGCCTTGGACCGGACCGTCGGTGTGGATGTCCAGCCACCGCCGGCGGACCTCTCGGACCCGGTTCTCCGCTGGTGCGCGCCCGCCCGGCGGCACGCGCTCGCCGCACTGCCCTCGGAGGCGAGGGCCCGCGAATTCGCCTGGATGTGGACCGTCAAGGAGGCGTGCGGAAAAGCCCTTGGCACGGGGCTGGCGGGCCCCGCCCTCACCCTTGACGTCCCGCCTGGAGCGAACAGCGGCAGCTGGGGCGAGTACCGGTGGGTGAGCCTGCGTCAGCAGTCGTCGATACCTCTGAGCTGCGCCTTCAGCAGCGTCGTCGAGAGAGGAACACCACAGTGA
- a CDS encoding amino acid adenylation domain-containing protein, whose protein sequence is MTATTPSLPGATVLDLIEAHVERHPDKTAVLCGQDRISYRRLWDAAHETADRLMANGCSRGDTVALVGPGNAEFMTAALAAWLVGAAWVPIDPRLPEERIRYVLDDTGARVVLATAEVRTGTGVPTERVLADAPAADPARVERLRRQRATADDRAYLIYTSGSTGRPKGVAVGHHALAVHLLGTLDAYRLTADDILLSFASPSFDAAVEEMWAPVAGGGTVLLRGSALWTGRQLFERVRAHRVTYVSCTTAYFEAFFGEELTAEDVTSLASLHGIIFGGEAVNPAVVRRWANGPLGSVPVCNTYGPTETVVTATLYWIGQGWQGDRVPIGHCLPGHVGIVLNADGEEVADGESGELYLGGPCVAEGYLGRPDLTAQRFVELPGRDGIHYRTGDLVAVQGQELLFLGRADRQVKIRGFRIELEEIEAALRGTDGVRNAVVGVEQRPDGGDRLVADVVPVDLADREAPAAFRAALRGALARSLPDYMVPSEFRFHADLPLGVTGKVDRARVLAEAGSTA, encoded by the coding sequence ATGACCGCCACCACTCCCTCCCTCCCCGGCGCCACGGTCCTCGACCTGATCGAGGCGCACGTCGAGCGCCACCCCGACAAGACCGCAGTCCTCTGTGGCCAGGACCGGATCAGCTACCGCCGTCTCTGGGACGCCGCGCACGAGACCGCCGACCGGCTCATGGCCAACGGCTGCTCCCGAGGAGACACCGTCGCCCTGGTAGGCCCCGGCAACGCCGAGTTCATGACCGCCGCCCTGGCCGCCTGGCTGGTGGGAGCCGCCTGGGTCCCGATCGACCCCCGGCTGCCCGAGGAGCGCATCCGGTACGTCCTCGACGACACGGGCGCACGGGTCGTACTGGCTACCGCCGAGGTGAGGACCGGCACCGGAGTTCCCACGGAACGGGTCCTCGCCGACGCGCCCGCAGCCGACCCCGCCCGCGTGGAGCGGCTGCGGCGGCAGCGGGCGACCGCCGACGACCGCGCGTACCTCATCTACACCTCCGGGTCCACCGGCCGGCCCAAGGGCGTGGCGGTCGGACACCACGCCCTCGCCGTCCACCTCCTCGGCACCCTGGACGCCTACCGGCTCACCGCCGACGACATCCTCCTGTCCTTCGCCTCCCCCAGCTTCGACGCCGCAGTCGAGGAGATGTGGGCCCCCGTGGCCGGCGGCGGCACGGTGCTGCTGCGCGGCTCGGCCCTGTGGACCGGCCGGCAGCTGTTCGAGCGTGTCCGCGCCCACCGGGTGACCTACGTGTCCTGCACCACCGCCTACTTCGAGGCCTTCTTCGGTGAGGAACTGACCGCCGAGGACGTGACCTCCCTCGCCTCGCTGCACGGGATCATCTTCGGCGGCGAGGCCGTGAACCCCGCGGTCGTCCGGCGCTGGGCCAACGGGCCCCTCGGCTCGGTGCCCGTGTGCAACACCTACGGCCCCACCGAGACGGTCGTCACCGCGACCCTGTACTGGATCGGGCAGGGCTGGCAGGGCGACAGGGTGCCGATCGGGCACTGCCTGCCCGGACACGTCGGTATCGTCCTGAACGCGGACGGCGAGGAGGTCGCCGACGGCGAGAGCGGCGAGCTGTACCTGGGCGGACCGTGCGTTGCCGAGGGGTACCTCGGGCGGCCCGATCTGACCGCGCAGCGCTTCGTCGAACTCCCCGGAAGGGACGGCATCCACTACCGCACCGGCGACCTCGTCGCCGTGCAGGGCCAGGAGCTGCTGTTCCTCGGCCGAGCCGACCGACAGGTCAAGATCCGCGGCTTCCGCATCGAGCTCGAGGAGATCGAGGCCGCGCTCCGCGGCACCGACGGGGTGCGCAACGCCGTCGTCGGGGTCGAACAGCGGCCGGACGGCGGAGACCGGCTGGTCGCCGACGTGGTTCCCGTGGACCTCGCCGACCGGGAAGCGCCCGCCGCGTTCCGCGCCGCCCTGCGCGGCGCCCTCGCCCGCTCCCTGCCCGACTACATGGTGCCCTCGGAGTTCAGGTTCCACGCCGACCTCCCGCTGGGCGTCACCGGCAAGGTGGACCGGGCGAGAGTACTGGCCGAGGCGGGCAGCACCGCGTGA